In Pseudothermotoga hypogea DSM 11164 = NBRC 106472, the following are encoded in one genomic region:
- a CDS encoding ribose-phosphate pyrophosphokinase, translated as MPFQRNDLKFFAGNSNPPLAQKVAEYLGLRLGDCQVSRFSDGEINVRINETVRGHDVFVLQSFSPPVNENIMELLVMVDAFKRASANSIAVVIPYFGYARQDRKAKGRDPITAKLVANIITVAGATRVLTIDLHAEQIQGFFDIPLDNLYSFPVFIEEITRRYSNFKKDITVVSPDVGAVRRASKLAEKLQVPLAILDKRRPADNVAEVVNIIGDVKGKIALMFDDIIDTGGTMIQGAQALKRAGAVRILACATHGVLSGNAVERIQNSEIDEVYITDTVHQTNLPSKFHVVSIANLLGEAIMRIRKNLSVSILFK; from the coding sequence ATGCCTTTTCAGCGTAACGATCTGAAGTTTTTTGCGGGAAACTCCAACCCACCGCTTGCGCAAAAAGTCGCCGAATACCTGGGTCTGAGACTCGGTGACTGTCAGGTGTCGAGGTTCTCGGATGGCGAGATAAACGTGCGGATAAACGAAACCGTTAGAGGACACGACGTGTTCGTTCTACAATCCTTTTCTCCACCGGTAAACGAGAACATCATGGAACTGCTTGTGATGGTCGACGCATTCAAGAGAGCTTCTGCAAACAGCATAGCCGTGGTGATACCGTACTTCGGCTACGCGAGACAAGACAGGAAGGCCAAGGGTAGGGATCCGATAACGGCAAAACTTGTGGCGAACATAATCACCGTGGCGGGCGCCACGCGTGTGCTCACGATAGACCTACATGCTGAGCAAATACAGGGTTTCTTCGACATCCCCTTAGACAATCTGTACAGTTTTCCGGTTTTCATAGAGGAGATCACGCGACGGTACAGCAATTTCAAAAAGGATATCACAGTCGTTTCACCAGACGTGGGTGCAGTGCGGCGCGCCAGTAAACTCGCTGAAAAACTGCAGGTACCGCTGGCGATCTTAGACAAACGTCGGCCGGCAGACAATGTAGCCGAAGTCGTCAATATAATAGGAGATGTCAAAGGGAAGATAGCCCTGATGTTCGATGACATAATCGATACAGGAGGGACCATGATTCAGGGTGCGCAGGCCTTGAAAAGAGCTGGAGCGGTGCGTATACTTGCTTGTGCAACGCACGGAGTCTTATCGGGCAATGCGGTTGAGAGAATTCAAAACAGTGAGATAGACGAGGTCTATATAACCGATACGGTTCATCAAACGAACCTTCCAAGTAAGTTCCATGTGGTGAGTATAGCCAACCTTCTGGGAGAGGCAATCATGAGGATCAGAAAGAATCTATCGGTGAGCATCCTGTTCAAATGA
- a CDS encoding 50S ribosomal protein L25, producing the protein MQLTAEIRTEHGKRPVRRLRNQGMIPGVIYGPEMEPVSIKLKKQEVEKFIHALSEAKPVTLRINVDGKTQDIEVFVKKVQIDKVTDEIVHIDFYKPAMGHVMRIEIPIRVVGKPIGVEKGGIMEVLHTELPVETLPGALVEHIEIDVSHLNLGESYHVRDLKLPEEMKVLLPADEALVTIIVPKGLQVEEVTAAAPAETIEPEVIKKGKKAEETEEEKE; encoded by the coding sequence ATGCAACTAACGGCTGAGATCAGGACAGAACACGGTAAAAGACCGGTGAGGCGACTCAGGAATCAGGGCATGATCCCTGGCGTCATCTACGGCCCAGAGATGGAACCTGTGTCCATCAAGTTGAAAAAACAAGAAGTGGAAAAGTTCATCCATGCGTTGTCTGAGGCCAAGCCAGTCACCTTGAGGATCAACGTTGATGGAAAAACGCAGGACATAGAAGTTTTCGTCAAGAAGGTTCAGATTGACAAGGTGACTGACGAGATCGTTCACATCGACTTCTACAAACCTGCTATGGGACACGTCATGAGGATCGAAATACCCATACGCGTGGTCGGAAAGCCTATCGGAGTCGAGAAGGGCGGTATAATGGAAGTACTGCACACGGAACTGCCTGTCGAAACGCTTCCCGGTGCGCTGGTCGAACACATAGAAATAGACGTCAGTCACCTGAACCTTGGAGAATCCTATCACGTGCGCGACTTGAAGCTTCCTGAGGAAATGAAGGTGTTGTTGCCTGCAGACGAAGCACTGGTAACTATCATCGTACCGAAAGGTCTGCAGGTGGAAGAAGTCACAGCGGCTGCTCCGGCAGAGACGATTGAGCCCGAAGTTATAAAGAAAGGAAAGAAGGCAGAGGAGACTGAAGAAGAGAAAGAATAA